A genomic stretch from Sinorhizobium terangae includes:
- the mfd gene encoding transcription-repair coupling factor has product MISGLDAKKILSTTREVTIGPVPSGAEALILAELARAGSPVAYILSDGQRIADLEQVLGFVAPDIPVLTLPGWDCLPYDRVSPSADTSARRLAALSALIAHRAKPHPAIVLVTVNAALQKISPQDVIESLAFSARPGNQVRMDDIAARLERNGFERVPTVREVGEFAVRGGILDVYVPGSGEPLRLDFFGDTLETIRSFDPASQRTTGQVRSLDLNPMSEVSLTPETISHFRKQYLSLFGAATRDDALYQAVSEGRRYAGMEHWLPLFYDGLETVFDYLDGFRIVTDHLAREAAAERSKLILDYYDARLASASPGKSQISQGTPYKPVPPELLYLSAKGFGAMLSELNAVRLSPFHEHEGEARQVVAIEARQGLRWAKAAGEIESDGERANVFDQAVKHIAEKRARGAKVVISGWTEGSLDRLLQVLGEHGLANIRPIKALSDVRSLKPGEAASAVLSLEAGFETGDLVVIGEQDILGDRMVRRSKRRKRGADFIAEVTGLDEGSYVVHAEHGIGRFVGLRTIEAAGAPHDCLELVYAEDAKLFLPVENIELLSRYGSEGTDAILDKLGGVAWQARKAKLKKRLLDMAGGLIRIAAERHTRRAPVLVAHDGVYDEFAARFPYDETEDQMNSIDAVRDDLGSGRPMDRLVCGDVGFGKTEVALRAAFIAAMNGVQVAVVVPTTLLARQHFRTFAERFRGLPVRIQQASRLVGSKELALTKREVADGKTDIVVGTHALLGSSVKFANLGLLIVDEEQHFGVKHKERLKELKSDVHVLTLSATPIPRTLQLALTGVRELSLITTPPVDRMAVRTFISPFDALVIRETLMREHYRGGQSFYVCPRLSDLSEIHDFLKSDVPELKVAVAHGQMPATELEDIMNAFYEGRYDVLLSTTIVESGLDVPTANTLIVHRADMFGLAQLYQLRGRVGRSKVRAFALFTLPVNKTLTGPAERRLKVLQSLDTLGAGFQLASHDLDIRGAGNLLGEEQSGHIKEVGFELYQQMLEEAVAELKGEEEIHDTGWSPQISVGTPVMIPEDYVPDLNLRLGLYRRLGELTDLKEIDGFGAELIDRFGPLPTEVQHLLKIVYIKSLCRTANVEKLDAGPKGVVVQFRNKEFPNPAALVGYIAKQGTLAKIRPDQSIFFQRELATPDKRLSGAAMVMTQLAGLAKPA; this is encoded by the coding sequence ATGATATCTGGCCTTGACGCGAAGAAGATCCTTTCCACCACACGGGAGGTGACGATCGGCCCGGTGCCGTCCGGCGCCGAGGCACTGATCCTTGCCGAATTGGCGCGCGCGGGAAGCCCCGTCGCCTATATCCTTTCCGACGGTCAGCGGATCGCCGACCTTGAGCAGGTTCTGGGCTTCGTGGCGCCGGACATTCCGGTTCTGACGCTCCCGGGCTGGGACTGCCTGCCTTACGACCGCGTTTCCCCGAGTGCCGACACGTCCGCGCGGAGGCTGGCCGCCTTGAGCGCGCTGATAGCGCACCGGGCGAAGCCACATCCGGCGATCGTGCTCGTCACCGTGAACGCGGCCCTCCAGAAAATCTCGCCCCAGGACGTGATCGAAAGCCTCGCCTTTTCGGCAAGGCCGGGCAACCAGGTCCGCATGGACGATATTGCCGCGCGGCTGGAGCGAAACGGTTTCGAGCGTGTGCCGACCGTGCGCGAGGTCGGCGAGTTCGCCGTCCGAGGCGGCATCCTCGACGTCTATGTCCCCGGCAGCGGCGAGCCGCTGCGCCTGGATTTCTTCGGCGACACGCTCGAGACAATCCGCTCCTTCGACCCGGCGAGCCAGCGCACGACCGGCCAGGTGCGTTCGCTCGATCTCAACCCGATGAGCGAAGTGTCGCTGACGCCCGAGACCATCAGCCACTTCCGCAAGCAGTATCTTTCGCTCTTCGGAGCCGCGACGCGGGACGATGCGCTTTACCAGGCGGTATCGGAAGGGCGCCGCTATGCCGGCATGGAGCATTGGCTGCCGCTCTTCTATGACGGCTTGGAGACGGTGTTCGACTACCTCGACGGTTTCCGTATCGTCACGGACCATCTGGCGCGCGAAGCGGCGGCGGAGCGGTCGAAGCTTATTCTCGACTATTATGATGCGCGCCTTGCCTCTGCATCGCCGGGCAAAAGCCAGATCTCCCAAGGCACGCCCTACAAGCCTGTGCCGCCGGAACTGCTTTATCTCAGCGCCAAGGGCTTTGGCGCGATGCTCTCTGAACTGAACGCCGTCCGCCTCTCGCCATTTCACGAGCATGAAGGGGAAGCGCGCCAGGTCGTCGCCATCGAGGCGCGACAGGGGCTGCGCTGGGCAAAGGCGGCGGGCGAGATCGAAAGTGACGGCGAACGCGCGAACGTGTTCGATCAAGCTGTGAAGCATATCGCCGAAAAGCGGGCGAGGGGCGCGAAGGTCGTCATTTCGGGCTGGACGGAGGGATCGCTCGATCGTCTTTTGCAGGTTCTCGGCGAACACGGGCTTGCGAATATTCGTCCGATCAAGGCTTTGTCCGATGTGCGCTCGCTGAAACCGGGCGAGGCGGCCTCTGCGGTGCTCAGCCTCGAAGCCGGATTCGAGACCGGCGATCTTGTGGTAATCGGCGAGCAGGACATTCTTGGCGACCGGATGGTGCGCCGATCGAAGCGCCGCAAACGTGGCGCCGACTTCATCGCCGAGGTCACCGGCCTCGACGAGGGCAGCTATGTCGTCCATGCCGAACACGGTATCGGCCGTTTCGTTGGGCTGCGCACCATCGAGGCGGCCGGTGCGCCGCATGACTGTCTCGAGCTTGTCTATGCGGAGGATGCCAAGCTCTTCCTGCCCGTCGAAAACATCGAGCTTCTGTCGCGCTATGGCTCCGAAGGCACCGATGCGATTCTTGACAAGCTCGGCGGCGTCGCATGGCAGGCGCGCAAGGCCAAGCTCAAGAAGCGGCTGCTTGATATGGCCGGAGGCCTTATCCGCATCGCTGCCGAACGACATACCCGCCGCGCGCCTGTCCTCGTTGCCCACGACGGGGTCTATGACGAGTTCGCCGCGCGTTTCCCCTACGATGAAACCGAAGACCAGATGAACTCGATCGACGCCGTCCGCGACGATCTTGGAAGCGGTCGTCCGATGGATCGCCTGGTTTGTGGCGATGTCGGCTTCGGCAAGACGGAAGTGGCACTGCGCGCCGCCTTCATCGCGGCGATGAACGGGGTGCAGGTTGCGGTCGTCGTGCCGACGACCTTGCTTGCCCGGCAGCATTTCAGGACCTTCGCCGAGCGGTTCCGTGGCTTGCCGGTCCGCATCCAGCAGGCCTCGCGGCTCGTCGGTTCGAAGGAACTCGCGCTGACGAAGAGGGAAGTGGCCGACGGCAAGACCGACATCGTTGTTGGCACGCACGCGCTGCTCGGCTCTTCGGTCAAGTTTGCCAATCTCGGCCTATTGATCGTCGACGAGGAGCAACACTTCGGCGTCAAGCACAAGGAACGGCTAAAGGAGCTGAAGTCCGACGTCCATGTGCTGACGCTGTCGGCAACGCCTATTCCGCGCACGCTGCAGCTTGCCTTGACCGGGGTTCGCGAATTGTCGCTGATCACCACGCCCCCGGTCGACCGCATGGCGGTTCGCACCTTCATCTCCCCCTTCGATGCGCTGGTAATCCGCGAGACGCTGATGCGCGAGCACTATCGCGGCGGCCAAAGCTTCTATGTCTGCCCGCGCTTGAGCGACCTTTCGGAGATCCACGATTTCCTGAAATCCGATGTCCCGGAACTGAAGGTCGCCGTGGCGCACGGCCAGATGCCGGCAACCGAGCTCGAAGACATCATGAACGCCTTCTACGAAGGACGTTACGACGTGCTCCTCTCGACGACGATTGTTGAATCGGGACTCGATGTGCCGACCGCAAATACCCTGATCGTGCACCGCGCCGACATGTTCGGCCTCGCCCAGCTCTACCAGCTTCGCGGCCGGGTGGGCCGGTCCAAGGTTCGCGCCTTCGCGCTCTTTACGTTGCCGGTCAACAAGACATTGACGGGGCCAGCGGAGCGCCGCCTCAAAGTGCTGCAATCTCTCGACACGCTGGGTGCCGGCTTCCAACTCGCCAGCCACGATCTCGATATCCGAGGAGCCGGCAACCTGCTCGGCGAGGAACAGTCCGGCCACATCAAGGAGGTCGGCTTCGAGCTTTATCAGCAAATGTTGGAAGAGGCCGTCGCCGAACTTAAGGGCGAGGAGGAAATTCACGACACCGGCTGGTCGCCGCAGATATCGGTCGGGACTCCGGTTATGATTCCGGAAGACTATGTCCCGGACCTGAACTTGAGGCTCGGCCTCTACCGGCGTCTCGGCGAATTGACGGACCTCAAGGAGATCGACGGTTTCGGCGCGGAGTTGATCGATCGCTTCGGACCGCTGCCGACGGAGGTGCAGCACCTCCTGAAGATCGTCTACATCAAGTCGCTTTGCCGCACCGCAAACGTCGAGAAGCTCGATGCCGGGCCGAAAGGCGTGGTTGTTCAGTTCCGCAACAAGGAGTTTCCGAACCCCGCGGCTCTCGTCGGTTACATTGCCAAACAGGGAACGCTGGCAAAAATCCGCCCGGACCAGAGCATCTTCTTCCAACGCGAGCTCGCGACGCCGGATAAGAGGCTTTCCGGCGCGGCAATGGTGATGACGCAACTCGCCGGACTTGCAAAACCTGCGTGA
- a CDS encoding DsbA family oxidoreductase, whose translation METVKIDIVSDVVCPWCYLGKRRLDQAVANVTGEILVTIQWRPYQLNPDLPAEGVDHKRHLAAKLGGQDAVDRAHKTLEGLGREDGIDFNFDAVKISPNTLDAHRLIRWAATNGEEAQAEVVRLLFKANFEEGRNVGDHAVLLEIAEEAGLDGPVIAALLTSDADKESVKQEIDVAREMGVSGVPCFIIDQQYAVMGAQSVDVLTNALREIAQMKASGLAH comes from the coding sequence ATGGAAACCGTCAAAATCGATATCGTCTCGGATGTTGTTTGTCCGTGGTGTTACCTCGGAAAGAGGCGCCTCGATCAAGCCGTGGCCAATGTCACCGGCGAAATCCTCGTGACGATCCAATGGCGCCCCTACCAGCTCAACCCGGACCTGCCGGCAGAAGGCGTCGATCACAAACGCCATCTTGCCGCAAAACTCGGCGGCCAGGACGCCGTCGACAGGGCCCACAAAACGCTCGAGGGACTTGGCCGGGAAGATGGCATCGACTTCAACTTCGATGCCGTGAAGATCAGCCCCAACACACTCGACGCCCATCGACTGATCCGCTGGGCCGCAACGAATGGCGAGGAAGCCCAGGCGGAGGTCGTGCGCCTACTCTTCAAGGCCAATTTTGAAGAAGGCCGAAATGTCGGCGATCACGCAGTGCTTCTGGAGATTGCCGAGGAGGCTGGCCTCGATGGCCCGGTTATCGCCGCCCTTTTGACCTCCGACGCGGACAAGGAATCGGTGAAGCAGGAGATCGACGTCGCCCGCGAGATGGGCGTCAGTGGTGTCCCTTGCTTCATCATCGACCAGCAATATGCGGTGATGGGCGCCCAATCGGTCGACGTGCTGACGAACGCACTGCGCGAGATCGCGCAGATGAAAGCCAGCGGCCTGGCACACTAG
- a CDS encoding extracellular solute-binding protein: MLVAASTFGNEALAAPVHAISMHGEPALPADFKNFPYVNPNVKKGGKISYGVVGTFDSLNPFILKSMRTTARGMWDPAFGNLVYESLMQRSQDEPFTMYGLLAETVEWDDDRTFIQFNLNPKARWADGQPVTPEDVIFTFELMRDKGRAPFSNRLSKVSKMEKVGDRSVRFTFNDDVDREFPLLLALSPVLPKHAINVDTFDRTTLEPPLGSGPYRVAEVRAGERIVYRRNPDYWGKDLPSKIGLDNYDEISVEYFLQENSLFEAFKKGEVDVYPEGSATKWARGYDFPAVRSGDVIKDTFTPRTPSGMLGFVFNTRRPMFDNIKLRQGLALVFDFEWVNKNLFDSAYTRTQSYWQNSSLSFLGAAADDRELGLMGDVRERINPTILDGSYRLPVTDGSGRDRNVLREAVTLLREAGYAIKDGKMVDAKGKPLAFEIMSQNAGQEKIALAYQRFLAPLGIVATVRTVDDSQYQQRSQSFDYDVIIKSFPSSLSPGVEQVGRWGSQSRDRQGSENFAGVADKDVDKLISNILQARTTEDFTAAVRSHDRLLVSNAYVVPLYHLDAQWVARWKHIGRPATVPLYGYQLPTWWDERVQ; this comes from the coding sequence ATGCTTGTGGCCGCCAGCACATTCGGCAATGAAGCCTTGGCCGCGCCGGTGCATGCCATTTCCATGCACGGCGAGCCCGCCCTGCCCGCCGACTTCAAGAACTTCCCTTACGTCAACCCCAATGTGAAGAAGGGCGGAAAGATTTCCTATGGCGTCGTCGGCACGTTCGACAGCCTCAACCCCTTCATCTTGAAGAGCATGCGGACAACGGCGCGGGGGATGTGGGATCCGGCCTTCGGCAATCTCGTCTATGAATCGCTGATGCAGCGCTCCCAGGACGAGCCGTTCACAATGTATGGACTCCTCGCCGAAACCGTCGAGTGGGACGACGATCGCACCTTCATCCAATTCAACCTGAACCCGAAGGCGCGCTGGGCCGACGGCCAGCCGGTGACCCCCGAAGACGTCATTTTCACTTTTGAGCTGATGCGTGACAAGGGCCGCGCCCCCTTCAGCAACCGACTCTCCAAGGTCTCGAAGATGGAGAAGGTCGGTGACCGCAGTGTCCGCTTTACCTTCAACGACGATGTCGACCGCGAATTTCCGCTGCTGCTCGCTCTTTCTCCCGTGCTGCCGAAACATGCCATCAATGTCGACACGTTCGACAGGACCACGCTCGAGCCGCCGCTCGGTTCCGGCCCCTATCGTGTTGCCGAGGTAAGGGCAGGCGAACGCATCGTCTATCGCCGGAATCCCGACTACTGGGGCAAGGACCTGCCTTCGAAGATCGGCTTGGACAATTACGACGAGATCTCCGTCGAATATTTTCTGCAGGAGAACTCCCTCTTCGAGGCGTTCAAGAAGGGCGAGGTTGACGTCTATCCGGAAGGCAGCGCGACCAAATGGGCACGCGGCTATGATTTTCCGGCGGTGCGCTCCGGCGACGTGATCAAGGACACCTTCACGCCGAGAACCCCCTCCGGCATGCTCGGCTTCGTCTTCAACACGCGCAGGCCGATGTTCGACAACATCAAGCTGCGCCAGGGCCTTGCGCTCGTTTTCGACTTCGAATGGGTGAACAAGAATCTTTTCGACAGCGCCTACACGCGAACCCAGAGTTACTGGCAGAACTCGTCGCTTTCCTTCCTCGGCGCCGCCGCGGACGACCGTGAGCTTGGACTCATGGGGGACGTCAGGGAGAGGATCAATCCGACCATTCTCGATGGGAGCTACCGCCTCCCCGTCACCGATGGGTCCGGTCGTGATCGCAATGTGCTGCGCGAGGCGGTGACGCTGCTTCGCGAAGCTGGCTACGCCATCAAGGACGGCAAGATGGTCGACGCCAAAGGCAAGCCGCTTGCCTTCGAAATCATGAGCCAGAATGCCGGGCAGGAAAAGATCGCGCTTGCCTACCAGCGGTTCCTCGCGCCGCTTGGAATCGTCGCGACCGTGCGCACGGTCGACGATTCCCAATATCAGCAGCGCAGCCAATCCTTCGACTACGACGTGATCATAAAGTCATTCCCGTCCTCGCTCTCTCCGGGCGTCGAGCAAGTCGGGCGTTGGGGATCGCAATCGCGGGACAGGCAGGGGAGCGAGAACTTTGCCGGCGTCGCCGACAAGGATGTCGACAAGCTGATCAGCAATATCCTGCAGGCGCGGACGACCGAAGATTTTACAGCCGCAGTCCGCTCCCACGACCGGCTGCTGGTATCCAATGCGTATGTGGTGCCGCTCTACCATCTCGACGCCCAATGGGTCGCGCGATGGAAGCATATCGGGCGCCCGGCCACGGTTCCGCTTTACGGCTACCAGCTGCCGACCTGGTGGGACGAGCGCGTGCAGTAA
- a CDS encoding invasion associated locus B family protein: MIFKSNFTNSAAMAALALSVAAAGAPSAAFAQAGKPPQGWFKVCTKQEDNDVCIVQNLLTANNGQLITAVGLITVSGKINRKVLQVSVPSARMIPPGVQMQIDGAKGVKLDYAICMPDKCVAEAPLSDALIANLKKGNEVVFTSVNFQRAPNPIKMTLEGFTGVFDGEPIEQSQLEERQRLLQEEMQKKAEDARKKLEEAQKAAKQQ, encoded by the coding sequence ATGATCTTCAAGTCGAACTTCACCAATAGCGCGGCAATGGCAGCGCTGGCGCTCTCTGTTGCAGCCGCCGGTGCGCCAAGCGCTGCTTTCGCGCAGGCAGGCAAGCCGCCGCAGGGTTGGTTCAAGGTTTGCACCAAGCAGGAAGACAATGACGTCTGCATCGTTCAGAACCTGCTCACCGCCAACAATGGTCAGCTCATCACTGCTGTCGGCCTCATCACCGTCTCCGGCAAGATCAACCGCAAGGTTCTGCAGGTTTCCGTACCTTCCGCTCGGATGATTCCGCCGGGTGTTCAGATGCAGATCGACGGTGCCAAGGGTGTGAAGCTCGACTATGCAATCTGCATGCCCGACAAGTGTGTCGCCGAGGCACCGCTTTCCGACGCGCTGATTGCCAACCTGAAGAAGGGCAACGAAGTCGTCTTCACGTCGGTCAACTTCCAGCGCGCGCCGAACCCGATCAAGATGACGCTCGAAGGTTTCACCGGCGTCTTTGACGGCGAGCCGATCGAACAGTCGCAGCTGGAAGAACGCCAGCGCCTGTTGCAGGAAGAAATGCAGAAGAAAGCGGAAGACGCCCGCAAGAAGCTGGAAGAGGCCCAGAAGGCCGCCAAGCAGCAATAA
- the hspQ gene encoding heat shock protein HspQ produces MKQRNAKFEIGQVVRHRVFPFRGVIFDVDPEYANTEEWWNAIPPEIRPSKDQPFYHLFAENDDTEYVAYVSEQNLVSDESDRPIRHPQVSALFKKDAVGHYKPKATYKH; encoded by the coding sequence ATGAAACAAAGAAACGCGAAATTTGAGATCGGACAGGTGGTTCGCCACCGGGTCTTCCCGTTCCGCGGCGTCATCTTCGACGTCGATCCGGAATATGCCAACACCGAGGAATGGTGGAATGCCATCCCGCCGGAAATTCGGCCGAGCAAGGACCAGCCCTTCTATCATCTCTTCGCCGAGAACGACGACACCGAATATGTCGCATATGTTTCCGAACAGAACCTTGTTTCCGATGAGAGTGATAGACCGATCCGCCACCCGCAGGTGAGCGCCTTGTTCAAGAAGGATGCCGTCGGGCACTACAAGCCGAAGGCCACCTACAAGCACTAA
- the glnA gene encoding type I glutamate--ammonia ligase yields the protein MTTASEVLKQIKDNDVKFVDLRFTDPKGKLQHVTMDVVCVDEDMFADGVMFDGSSISGWKAINESDMVLMPDPETAHMDPFFAQSTMVIFCDILDPVSGEAYNRDPRGTAKKAEAYLKASGIGDTVFVGPEAEFFVFDDVKYKADPYNTGFKLDSSELPSNDDTDYETGNLGHRPRIKGGYFPVPPIDSCQDMRSEMLTVLAEMGVTVEKHHHEVAAAQHELGVKFDALVRNADKMQIYKYVVHQVANAYGKTATFMPKPVFGDNGSGMHVHLSIWKDGKPTFAGDEYAGLSETCLYFIGGIIKHAKALNAFTNPSTNSYKRLVPGYEAPVLLAYSARNRSASCRIPFGSNPKAKRVEVRFPDPSANPYLAFAAMLMAGLDGIKNKLHPGKAMDKDLYDLPPKELKKIPTVCGSLREALESLDKDRKFLTAGGVFDDDQIDSFIELKMQEVMRFEMTPHPVEYDMYYSV from the coding sequence ATGACGACTGCGAGTGAAGTTCTGAAGCAAATCAAGGACAACGACGTCAAGTTCGTCGACCTGCGCTTTACCGACCCGAAGGGCAAGCTGCAGCACGTGACGATGGATGTCGTCTGCGTCGATGAAGACATGTTCGCTGATGGCGTCATGTTCGACGGCTCCTCGATTTCCGGCTGGAAGGCTATCAACGAATCCGACATGGTGCTGATGCCTGACCCGGAAACGGCTCACATGGACCCGTTCTTCGCTCAGTCGACCATGGTCATCTTCTGTGACATTCTCGATCCTGTTTCGGGCGAGGCTTACAATCGCGACCCGCGCGGCACGGCGAAGAAGGCGGAAGCCTATCTTAAGGCCTCCGGCATCGGCGACACGGTCTTCGTTGGACCTGAGGCGGAATTCTTCGTGTTCGACGACGTGAAGTACAAGGCCGACCCCTACAACACCGGCTTCAAGCTTGATTCCTCCGAACTGCCGTCCAACGACGATACCGACTACGAGACCGGCAACCTCGGCCACCGTCCGCGCATCAAGGGCGGCTACTTTCCGGTACCCCCGATCGACAGCTGCCAGGACATGCGCTCCGAAATGCTGACCGTGCTTGCCGAAATGGGCGTCACGGTTGAAAAGCATCACCACGAAGTGGCCGCTGCCCAGCACGAGCTTGGCGTCAAGTTCGATGCGCTCGTTCGCAACGCCGACAAGATGCAGATCTACAAATACGTCGTGCACCAGGTTGCCAATGCCTACGGCAAGACGGCGACCTTCATGCCGAAGCCGGTCTTCGGCGACAACGGGTCCGGCATGCACGTGCACCTCTCGATCTGGAAGGACGGCAAGCCGACCTTCGCCGGCGACGAATACGCCGGACTCTCGGAAACCTGCCTCTATTTCATCGGCGGCATCATCAAGCACGCCAAGGCCCTCAACGCCTTCACCAACCCCTCGACGAACTCCTACAAGCGTCTCGTTCCGGGCTATGAAGCGCCGGTTCTGCTCGCCTATTCGGCCCGCAACCGCTCGGCTTCCTGCCGCATTCCGTTCGGCAGCAACCCGAAGGCAAAGCGCGTCGAAGTCCGCTTCCCCGACCCAAGCGCGAACCCCTACCTCGCTTTCGCGGCCATGCTGATGGCCGGCCTCGACGGCATCAAGAACAAACTTCATCCGGGCAAGGCGATGGACAAGGACCTCTACGACCTGCCTCCGAAGGAACTGAAGAAGATCCCGACCGTTTGCGGCAGCCTGCGCGAGGCGCTTGAAAGCCTCGACAAGGATCGCAAGTTCCTGACGGCCGGCGGCGTCTTCGACGACGATCAGATCGATTCGTTCATCGAATTGAAGATGCAGGAAGTCATGCGCTTCGAGATGACGCCGCATCCGGTCGAATACGACATGTACTACTCGGTCTAA
- a CDS encoding P-II family nitrogen regulator: MKKIEAIIKPFKLDEVKEALQEVGLQGITVTEAKGFGRQKGHTELYRGAEYVVDFLPKVKVEVVLADENAEAVIEAIRNAAQTGRIGDGKIFVSNVEEVIRIRTGETGLDAI, encoded by the coding sequence ATGAAAAAGATCGAAGCGATCATAAAACCCTTCAAGCTGGACGAAGTGAAGGAAGCCCTTCAGGAAGTCGGCTTGCAGGGGATCACCGTCACGGAAGCAAAGGGTTTCGGGCGACAGAAGGGACACACGGAGCTTTACCGAGGCGCCGAATATGTCGTGGACTTCCTGCCGAAGGTAAAAGTCGAAGTCGTGCTGGCAGACGAAAACGCAGAGGCCGTCATCGAGGCCATTCGTAATGCCGCGCAGACCGGCCGCATCGGTGATGGAAAGATTTTCGTGTCCAACGTGGAAGAAGTCATCCGAATCCGCACCGGCGAAACTGGCCTCGACGCCATCTAA
- a CDS encoding NAD(P)H-hydrate dehydratase: MLEVLRDVLVTPTEMTAIDNAAAASGIDSFALMRSAGTAVSAAALRLFPEALRFVVLCGPGNNGGDGYVAASALADGGAAVAVFALGNPEALKGDAARAKSACPLTVQPLEAYEPKLGDVVIDALFGAGLTRDLPAEAQRTIARASEGHVPVIAVDLPSGVDGRTGEIRGASFAAVHTVTFMARKPGHLLMPGRVRCGTLEVFDIGIPARLVSERAGDLRLNTPAAWGSHASALDPATHKYRRGHLGVFSGGPRSTGAARLSATAGLAAGAGLVTLASPTEALAANASHLTAVMLREIHGTEDLAAWLKDKRVNAFVLGPGFGVGKKARDFALMLCDRALVLDADGMTSFEKDRTELFERAASSGGRLVMTPHEGEFARLFPEIAAEAALSKIEKAQAAARLSHAVVVYKGPDTVVAAPSGHAVVNDNAPPSLATAGSGDVLAGIMGAHLAQGMPAFEAAAAAVWRHGEAGRRAGRGMTAETLVECIPPLP, encoded by the coding sequence ATGCTTGAAGTGCTCCGAGACGTTCTGGTGACACCGACCGAAATGACGGCGATCGACAATGCGGCCGCCGCTTCGGGCATCGATAGCTTCGCGTTGATGCGTTCAGCCGGGACGGCGGTGTCGGCAGCCGCCTTGCGGCTCTTTCCGGAAGCCCTTCGTTTCGTTGTGCTCTGTGGGCCGGGCAACAACGGCGGCGACGGTTATGTCGCAGCCTCCGCACTCGCAGACGGAGGTGCCGCCGTGGCCGTTTTCGCGCTCGGCAATCCGGAGGCGCTGAAAGGCGATGCAGCGCGAGCGAAGAGTGCTTGCCCACTGACGGTGCAACCGCTTGAGGCCTATGAGCCCAAGCTTGGGGACGTCGTCATCGATGCCTTGTTCGGAGCCGGGCTTACGCGCGATCTTCCGGCAGAGGCGCAAAGAACCATTGCGCGGGCGAGTGAAGGGCACGTCCCGGTCATCGCCGTTGATCTGCCCTCGGGCGTCGACGGGCGCACGGGGGAGATCCGCGGAGCGAGCTTCGCTGCAGTTCACACCGTCACATTCATGGCTCGCAAACCCGGCCATCTGCTGATGCCCGGGCGCGTCCGCTGCGGCACTCTGGAGGTGTTCGACATCGGCATCCCCGCGCGGCTTGTCAGCGAGCGGGCGGGTGACTTGCGGCTCAATACTCCAGCCGCATGGGGATCGCACGCCAGCGCTCTTGATCCGGCCACGCACAAGTACCGACGGGGCCATCTGGGCGTATTTTCGGGTGGTCCACGCTCGACCGGCGCGGCGCGCCTTTCGGCAACCGCAGGCCTTGCTGCCGGCGCCGGCCTGGTGACGCTTGCGTCGCCGACCGAAGCGCTCGCGGCAAACGCGTCCCACCTTACGGCTGTGATGCTCAGGGAAATTCATGGCACCGAAGACCTTGCGGCCTGGCTCAAGGACAAGCGGGTAAACGCATTCGTGCTCGGACCCGGTTTCGGCGTCGGCAAGAAGGCGAGGGACTTTGCCCTGATGCTCTGCGATCGGGCGCTTGTCCTCGACGCCGACGGGATGACCTCCTTCGAGAAGGACCGGACGGAACTCTTCGAACGGGCCGCTTCCAGCGGGGGGCGGTTGGTGATGACCCCGCATGAGGGCGAGTTCGCGCGACTGTTTCCGGAGATCGCCGCGGAGGCCGCGCTGTCCAAGATTGAAAAGGCGCAAGCCGCCGCGAGACTGAGCCATGCGGTGGTCGTCTACAAGGGACCCGACACCGTCGTCGCCGCTCCATCGGGCCACGCCGTCGTCAATGACAATGCTCCGCCATCGCTTGCCACCGCCGGATCGGGCGATGTTCTGGCCGGCATCATGGGCGCGCACCTGGCGCAGGGCATGCCGGCCTTCGAGGCCGCCGCTGCGGCGGTCTGGCGTCACGGGGAAGCCGGGAGGCGCGCCGGACGCGGCATGACGGCGGAGACGCTCGTCGAATGCATTCCGCCGCTACCGTGA